A single genomic interval of Cygnus olor isolate bCygOlo1 chromosome 17, bCygOlo1.pri.v2, whole genome shotgun sequence harbors:
- the PEBP1 gene encoding phosphatidylethanolamine-binding protein 1: MAVDLGLWSGPLSLTEVEQRPAQPLRVKYGSVEIDELGKVLTPTQVQHRPTSIEWDGCDPQKLYTLVLTDPDAPSRKDPKFREWHHFLVTNMKGNDVGSGTVLSDYVGSGPPKGTGLHRYVWLVYEQPKQLKCNEPILSNRSGDKRGKFKVAAFRSKYDLGVPVAGTCYQAEWDDYVPKLYEQLSGK, translated from the exons ATGGCGGTGGACCTGGGGCTGTGGAGCGGGCCGCTGAGCCTCACCGAGGTGGAGCAGAGACCCGCGCAGCCCCTGAGGGTCAAGTACGGCTCGGTGGAGATCGACGAGCTGGGCAAGGTGCTGACGCCCACCCAG GTGCAGCACCGCCCCACCAGCATCGAGTGGGATGGCTGCGACCCCCAGAAGCTGTACACGCTGGTTCTCACGGACCCTGATGCTCCCAGTAGGAAGGACCCGAAGTTCAG GGAATGGCATCACTTCCTGGTGACCAACATGAAAGGCAACGACGTGGGGAGTGGGACCGTGCTGTCAGATTACGTCGGGTCGGGACCCCCCAAAGGAACAG GACTGCACCGGTATGTGTGGCTGGTGTATGAGCAGCCGAAGCAGCTGAAGTGCAACGAGCCCATCCTGTCTAATCGCTCTGGCGACAAGCGAGGGAAGTTCAAGGTGGCAGCCTTCCGCAGCAAGTACGACCTGGGGGTGCCGGTGGCTGGCACCTGCTACCAGGCGGAGTGGGATGACTACGTGCCGAAACTCTACGAGCAGCTGTCTGGGAAGTAG